The genomic DNA TCCAAGGTAAAGGCTCAAAAGTAAAGGTTGTGTATACacagaaaggagcagaaggCTAAGAGCATATTATTTTAGAGAGATCTGCTCTAAGAATGAGAAAAGAGCCAAAGGTGATGCAAAAGCATGAATAGAACAGTCAAAAGAGAAGGTTACAGAGGAAACTTGTGCCTTGTGCAACAAGCACACAATGACAGAGGATCAAAGCATGGTAAAGAGCAACAGTGGGGAACCAAAACTGTAAAGAAAGTCAAGAAGATATACTGAAAGGATGGCTACAGGAGTTGAAAATACGTTATCAGGAGgatttaaagagagaaaaccagaggaaaaataacactAAGAATGTGACTAAGTCATGCAAGGTGACTAAGTCATgcaaggaggggtggggggaggccaaaaaaaaaaaaaaaagcattcacatATAAAGGAACCTACCATAAACTCTTAATGCAGAAGGAGCAGAAAACCAATTTGTTTCCTGACTTTCTTTAGAAAGTTCTTCATCCCTTAACTAAGTGAAACATAAGATTAGAATTCAGAAagagtaaattaaaatacaatagtATATGCTAAGAGATCTTTACCTCCAGTAAGTCATCCAGGAAGCTACAAGCTAAAATATCCTGTATCTTTATCTTCCCtgcagcaagaaaaggaaaacacgTTTTAACAGTTGCCCAGCCAACATGTCCATTTGACTGTTCTCATTTAGATGGTTCTGCTTAAGAAAGAAGTattctgagcagaaaaaaaaaaaagaagcctttttgaaaagagaaaactaaCTTCTAACATCAAGGATAAGGCTGTAATTTAAGAGatacaataaaaatagcttttaaaacaaCTGAATAAAACTAGCCTCATACTGGCAGAAGAGGACTTATCCTGAAGCCTTAAAAGCCTAAAAAACCTGATGAAAAACATCAGTTCAAAATGTAAAgtaaaaaacacaaagaaagtaTGCTTAAAACATTTGTTGGAATAATAGTCTCTTAAATGATGTGATATTTTTACACCTTCAGAAACTACAAGCGTGACACAAAGCTAAGGTGGCAGAATTCACTGttctgctgttctgctgttTTAGCTTCAACTGGTGGGCAGACACGGCACAAATAGCTGTGCAAAATAATGGCATTATAACTTCACACACCCTCTCTCTACTGTTTGTAATTACCTCTACCAGAGGCTACTGCCCACACAACTCTGACATCTTTGAATGGCACAGCTAGATCTTGAAAACACATACAGTTTGTGACTTAAATCAAGGGCgtaagaaaaaagcaagctgttctCTAAGGGAGCTGCATCTGTAATAAGGACTAACAGTCACCACTGCAAACCTTTTCTAATGAGTTTACATGGTGTACACAAATTTAATCACAGGAGGAGCACACCACAATAAGCATTCTTGAACGTTTCCACAGCTCTGTGGATGTCCTGCCAAGCAGTTCTGTTGTTAGTTGCTGTTTTCTATTCACCCTAAACACTTATAAAATTAGCTACTGCTAATGATGCATTATGATGAAACAATAACTTATTTGTCAGTTTCTATGAGATAGCTCTGCAGTACCACAACTGATGGGCATCTCAGAAATTCATTAGCTGTAGAAGTGGATTATTAGACTATGTAGAGACTCATGGTCTTCAGTGGAGAGTAATCTTCAAATACAAATTGCTGAACAAAAGCCTACAAAGACAACTAGGTATTACTTTGAAAACACAAGTAGCTTcctggaaacattttaaaaatgaaaatactcccacatatttaaaattttgaaaaataggaCCTACCTGTTCTGAGAGGATCCAGAAAGAAGAAGAACTTTCTAACTGCTGTGCAGACATAGAAGGagtaaaaagatttttctaaacCATCCAGTTGTGGCAAAGTAGGAATGAGTTCCAAAATATAGTTTTCTAAATCCTGCaagaattaagaaaagaaaagaaaacaagctttaaATACTACTATTGTTGCATGTTTGCTATATTCCACCCTGGCTTGCAagtatattttgttaaaaatacaatCCTGCAACAATGCAGGAAAGAGCAtgaaagcaggcaaaaaaagcTTCTGTCTCCATGCAAGAAATCCTAGCTCATAGACATGcacatgtgatgccatgactGAAATAGTCTAtgaataaagcagaaaagtaGACAATATTTACATGTAAATATAAAGGCATTCAACTGTATGTTTCAAATACCAGCGCATAACTCCTAATTGGAGTGGCAACTAGAATCTTacttattttataatattaacTCCTGTTAGATCAGGAGAATAACTCACTGGGGCGACTCTAGCCATCCCTTTTTGTCATTTCTACTATATCCTACTAAATCTAGTAAAGTGCTCATGACATGAAACCTTGATATCTACAATCTCTTTTTCAGAGAACTACCCATATGTTAAAAAGGCTAGCAGCACTCTCACCACCAAATCTCTAGCACACAGAGACTGCTATTTATCCAAACATATGTGCCCACCCCAAATCTAGATTATGATATAAGCTTTTATGAGATAAGACTGGAATAAAAGTGAAGCCTTTCTGATGTTCTGTCATTTGACTAAAGACACATTAAGTTAATCAAGAATTTACTTACTGATTCTCTGAGGTAGCCCTGTCCTGCCACGTCATATAAACTGAGACCTATTCTTGTCTGATGAAGCCatactgtaaaacagaaaatggaatcACAATGCAAAAACCGAGAGGTTTTTTGAGGCCTCACCAAAATTTGAAGTTATTCTAAAGGCCACAAGGCACTGTTGGGTGTTAAGTGCCtctatttcccatttttttgAGATTTAAGCAAAGCCATGATACATACCAGCCCTGCTTAGAAATACCATTTCAGTCTCTAAGTTGGTAAGGAGTCACTGGCGATATACGGTACACTGTGGCCAAGACTGCCTTATAATAACTAGATGGGAGAAatgcctgagcaggcacattTTATCTGGTACATGGAATCATATGGATTTGTTCTCTCTTGCTGACCTAGATATGTGtagcatttcattttcactgcaTTAAAAACAGCTGTACAATATAATTTACAGATTGATTATCAGATTACTACAGCTCCTTGTGCAGCACGAGACGTTGCAGCTACAGCCAAAGGTCTTGCCCTCACTTCTGAGTTACAACAGAATTAGAATAGCACAAGCATCTATTTTTGCAAATGAGAAGGCACATTAATCACGTAATCTATAGGACAATGTGCTTGAGGCCATTGTTAAAGCACAGTAACAGAGATGGAGTACAGATTAGGCACAAAAACTATTACTCACGTTTCACATTAAATTTAACTTCAATTTTATgaagaaacagtttaaaagTTTCTCTTACGGAATATGAGCTGTGCTTCATACCAACATTAATCTCTTCAGGGTAAGTATTTGTCAAGGTGGACTGAGTATCACTTAGAGATGACAGAGGCTGTACAGTGAGGCTGTTTCTTTGTTGGCTGAAGTTTAAAGATAAGAGTATCATACAGTCTGAAGTGATTCAAGACACTTACTAGGCTTGACTTGTTTGGACAAAGCCAACAGACTTGACCGCCTTTCCTCCTGAAGGGGGGAGTGTTAGTGGAGACAAATGGTGCTTTGGGAAATGCTTCACCATTATCCAGTTAATGTCACCATTCTCTCACCCCCTCCCAAAAGGGCTGTGTAGATCActaagaaagaggaagaaagactAACCCATGGACTGTAGGAACTCCTCCAGAAGCAGGTaggaagagaaagacagaatGCTACATGTTCAGCACAAGTGTGTGAGTACATGCAGCTATTCCTAAAACTTTACCAatcatataaaagaaaaaccccaaaagctcATTGATGAGTTCAGCTGGTTGGAGAATACCATCACACACGCAAAGCACAGCAGTTTAAGACTTTTTTAGCTCAGGATGGTATGgcctcttccctgctgcagcattACTCTGGAGGCTGACCGCTCTGCTGCACAAGTTTCATCAAAACAAGGTGAAATGTGGGACTGCACTGCCCCAACTTGGACCAGCTCAAGCAGCTGCAGAATAACTCCCTTCATCATCCGTGactttcctctcctttcagtGACACACTGAAGGACTTTTAGCAGTGAATACAGATGGAAATCACTAATTCCAATCTAAAGTATTAACTGAAAGTTCCTACAGGAATTTAAGCCTTTTCATCCTTTAATACCTGGCCTGGTCTTAGCCCGCACATGGAATGCTGTAAAATAGACAATAGAAATGATCTCAGCTACTGCACAGGCATACTACTGGGCTGACGTCATTAGGCAATTCCAGTGCTAGCAAAACTAAGGATCCTTATTCAACTGACACAAGAGGGACTTGCAGACAATCACTGCGATGGGACCTTATGCTGGCCaaagtctgaaaacaaaatctggcTGACATGGGACATGCCAAAAGGTTTCCAGtctccaaattttttttttttatttgtttggattttttgttgttggcttGGGGGTTTTTGCgctgttctttttccttaagTCTTTTACAAAAGACTTAAAACTTCTGggtgaaataaatgaaataaagagcTCTGAAAGAACCTCTGTTGTGTCCATCTCGGTAGGCCTTTTTGAAATGCATACAATTTTCACAGACTTCTTCGCAAGTCTGCTATCTTGCAGCTTTTGGGTTTGCTGCTTCTTGCAAATGGGTCTATTACTCCTTTCTTGCATACTCTGCATATCTACTCAGCAGGTTTCCTGCTCAACTCATCTCTCATCCCTTGCACCACAAGATTTTAAGTTAAACAAGCTGAGCTGCTCTAGGGAAAGGTGCTATTCTCCCCTCCTGAAGGCTCTGCCAGACCTAAGAACACAGTAGCCAGTGGACAAGGCAATGAGGCAATCTTCCTTTCTGCTATGCAGCCTCAGCTTTttaaacaagatttaaaaaaaaaaaaaaggcatttttcagcCCAAGTGGTTATTTATAAcaaaaaatagctgaaaatatGGTAAGGCTATAGTGACAAGCACAAGAATGTATTGACATATTTGAGAAGCACAGTCTGAAAACACAAATACCACCATTCTGTAGAAGGAAATATCGCAAACAAAGCTATCTGCTGGACAGTCTCTTATCTGCTGGACAggcccagaggagggccatgaagttggtgaagggtttagagggggAACCATACAAGGAGCTGCTAAAGGGACTTGGTTTGCTCagtctagagaagaggagactgagggaagacctcatcacagtctacagcttcctcacaaggggaggaggaggggcaagCACtgatcacagaatggcaggggttggaagggatctctggagatcatcttgtccaacccccctgcttcagcaggcacacctagagcagggggcacacAAACGCacccaggtgggttttgaatgtctccagggaagggactccacaatctccctgggaagcctgttccactgctctgtcacccccacaggaaagaagtttttttctcgTATTGAGGTcgaacttcctatgttccaacttgtgcccattgccccttgtcctgtcattgggcactattgaaaagagcctagtccatcatcctgacacccaccctttggatatttatagatatttatgaaatccccgctcagtcttctcttctccaggctgaacaaacccaagtctctcagcctttcctcatatgggagacgctccagtcccctgatcaccttggtagctctctgctggacttgctcaagcagttccacatccttcttaaactgggggcccaaaactggacacagtactcccaatgtggtctcactagggcagactagagggggaggataacctctcttgacctgctggccacactccttttaatgcagcccaggataccattggccttcttggccacaggggcacactgctggctcagggtcagctgcttgtccaccagcactcccaggtccttctcaacagagctgctttccagtagttcagcccccagcctgtactggtgcatggggttgttcctcccctggtgcaggaccttgcacttgctcttgttgaatttcatcaggttcctctcggcccagctctccaggtctcattggatggcagcacagcctgctggtgtatcagccagtCCTCCCAGCTGGATATCATCAACAAAcctgctgaggttacactctatcccatcatccaggtcattgatgaatatgttcAACAGGACTGGAcgcagcacagacccctggggagtaccactagtgacaggcctccatccagactctgctggATCACagccctctgagttctgttgttgagccagttgtcaatccacctcactgtccactcatccaacccagacttccttagcttgcctgtgaggaggctaaGGGAGACACTGTCGAATGCCTTACcgaagtcaagacagacaatatccactgctctcccttcaccaacccagccagtcacgccattgtagaaggctatcaggttggtcaagcatgatcttcccttggtgaatccatggtgactacttctgataaccttcttttcctctacatgcctggagatgacctccaggatgaactgctccatcacctttccagggatggaggtgaggctgactggcctatagttccccaggtcctccttcttgccctttttgaagaccagagtgacatttgctgtcctccagtcctcgggcacctctcctgtcctccatgacctttcaaagatgatggagagaggctcagcaagaacatccaccagctccctcagcacttgcgggtgcatcccattggggcccatggatttgtgagggtCCAGTTTGCCTAGGggatctctgacccagtctttctcaactgatggtaagtcttcctttgtcccaatttgtcctctcctctctgggggctgagatgcctgagggccagctttagcagtaaagaccgaggcaaagaaggcattcagtaactccgccttctctgcatcctgtgttaccagggccccttccttgttcagcagtgggcccactgtatccccagtcttccttttactgctgatgtatttaaagaagcccttctagttatctttgacatgaattgccagatttagttccaagtgggccttggccttccttgtcacatctctgaacaccctgacaacattcctgtattcctcccaggtggccagtccctttttccacatactgtgaacctccctcttccatttgagtttctctagaagctctttgctcatccatccaggtctcctggctcctctgcctgacttcttcctcctggggatacaccaatcttgagctcagaggaagtggtccttgaatactaTCCAGCTTTCTTGgtcccccctgccttccagagccctagcccatgggattcctcctagcaggtctttgaaaaggccaaagttggccctcttgaagtccaaggttgtaacctgactcatagccctgcttctacctcacagtatcctaaacttgaccatctcatggtcactgcagccaagggtacccccaactctcacatcctcaaccagccctttcttgtttgttaggataaggtcgagcaTCACATCTggcctcattggctcctccaccacttgcatcaaaaactTGTCCTCGATGCtttgcaggaaccttctggatcgtgcatggctcatgatgatctcttctctctggtgaccaatgacaggacccaagggaatggcaggaagacgtgccaggggaagtttaggttggatattaggaaaaggttcttcacccagagggtggtggagcactggaacaggctccccagggaagcagtcaCAGCACTAAGCCTGATGCTATTGAcgaagcacttggacaacgccctcagagatgtggtgtaaatttggggttgtcctgtgcagggacaggagttggactccatgatccttgtgggtcctttccaactcaacattctatgattctatgtctgATCACAGTGGTTAGGATTACACTTGCCACATTACTTCACTGTTTTGCTCTTCACAGTATTGCCTGAATAAAGGAAATCAGAATGACAATATATGTAACAAACAGATCAAGGATGTCTCTGACTGAGGAGAGGTGGATTTCAGAAGTAGGGTTAACTCCCACCTACTAATAACcggaaaaaaatcccaagtctccaggaaaacagcatTAGCAATCAAGGGCGAGATCTCACCGCTCTTGAAGAGAACAGCAAGTAATTAATAAAGCTTAAAAtagacttgaaaataaaaaaacttctCATCAACACAGAATAAGCGTCAACTAACCTTTTCGCATGACATAATTGAAAAACTGCATGATAGATATCCTCCCGTAAGGATCATTATGGAGTAATTTAGCAAAGATCTTAGCTGTGAAGAACTGCCtgtaaaacacaaacacaaagctACTTCTGTGCATCTGATTACACTACACTGACAGGTCTACTTACAGCATCCAAAACATACGGACACTTTAAAGTACTGTTTTAATGTTACAGAATGTGTATTCAAATACTGTGTATTCAAAGACATTAATTTGCTACACTACACCCATCAAGTGTACAAGTAACCTACCAAGTAACAACGGTAAACTCAATAaaaagcagctgcctttgctgctcATGAAACTCTTCAGTGATGACAGAGTCCTGAGAGCTTTCATTCAATTTACTTTCTCTTTAGTACAATATATTTGGTAGCTTCCAATCTTCTACAACGATATGCACATAAAAGGAACTGCGAGTACTGACAAGTAATCTGCTCTGCCCGAACTCAATCACAAAGCTACGTGCACAACAGCAGTCTCTAACGGGAgcataaagaaggaaaattcaCTATATGCCGTACACAGAACACCTGGTAGGCAATTTACGATCAGAAGATATTAGGGAAGGATGGACAATATCACTAGAGACATGATTCCCTCTTCAAATACAAAATGTGCTGTTTATTGGCCACTAACATTGTAAAAATGCTCATGCTGGTaagaatttcttcttcaaaaggatgCAATACTCCCCTTGCAGACACCTCTATCAGAAGTCCCCTCACAGATGTAGGGCAATATATCTTTGCATGGATGCAAAGCAACTAGCTCATTAAAAACTACATAGACATGATTTTATTGCACCAGTATCCTGCTTCTGTCTATTTTAGCAACTGAAAGTTACGGCAGCACTTAGGTTTAGCCAAAGTAAGCATACACAAGAGAAGAAAGCCTTACTTGCACTTAGGTCCAGCTTTTTCACCAACTTTCAGGAAGTTCTCATAATTGATCATTGCTTCTTCCCCAATCATTGGTGATGTCTGATGTTTGTCCAGTAGAAACCATAGATTCTAAAAGGCATTTATATTTCGTTAAGAAGATGTATCTATAGAGATGTTAACATGCTTAAGACAGAGCATCtaagaaatgcagcaaaaatgtggttttgctgCAAGGCTATCTCAGTTAACGAGTACACATTGTCAGTTCAGccagaaaagcaagcaagcagtaTTTCCACTGCACTAAACTGGTGTTAAaccacacacagacacacacaccccctctCTCACTCACTAGGACTTCTAGGGTCACACCCCTTTTTGTCTTTGCACTACAGTAAACGCAACCATCTTTGGAGTCTCTCTCAGTGATACTTAAACAGtgcttgtttcttcttctgggtgCACTAGCGAAATTGTTGGAGTGTGCTGGAAAACCAGAAACCATAGTCCTCACACGTATCATGATGAGGAAGCTTTACACTGACATTAGCAGCCCAAGACTATGCAGCACTTCAGCTTTAGCTAGTGCTTCACAACCAGCCAATGTGCCCAAACACAAAGCACCATACCGCACGGGTCTGCAGACAGATGGGAGATAATCAGACTCTGCAGAAAGAGGAAGTCTATTCAGAAGCCATTatgaaacatacagaaaatattttcctacctgCAGCTCTTCGTTATCCAACAGCTCTctactttttctttgcagaaagacTGCTCTAGATTCTTCTCTTAATTTctgaagcaagacttcatcTTCAGCTGGCAGCTAGAAACATTGTGGTGTTTTAAGTTTCCATACAGCGGTACCATTCAAAAACTACACATCTAGCAAGTACTCTTAGGTAGTATTGACTCACGCACTCTGATGGAGCTGTTACCTGCCAGAAAATAACAACCTATCTACCAGAATGCTATATGGTGCCTGCTTCTTCTACAGGGATATCACTTGCATACTGTCTCAAACTAATtcaatactgaaatatttatttaaagcaggACATCTTtaacaggagagagagagacctGCCTCATACCTGATAACCCACCCAGTAAGCACTTCCTCACAGCTGCTAGATAGGAGGGCTCACACATACAAGACATTTAGTACTGTGTTTTTACTCTCTAAGTGTGACTATCTACTAGACTTGTTTTGGCCAACAAAACAGATGGAAGAACACTTAGTATGAAAGTTCTGCCAATGTTTACAAGCAAAACTGTACAGCAATACCAGAACTTGAATGGTCACGTACGTATTCATCAACTGAAACATAGGCACTTAAGAACTTAATTGGCAGAAACTCATGATCCTAAGGAATATGGGACCGTGCGAGGTTAGACAGCAGCTGAGTGGTCAAGCTGACAAGTGCCAGCAATATCGAGATGTCAAACTTGTGCTCCCATATTCCCCCATCCCAGTCCAGTTCATCTCACACATACGTTGCCAGTCCAAGCATTTCTTGGATGATGGAAGCAACAGACCTATCTTTAGCCTGCAAGACCAATGACCCACCATTTTCATGAAGCAGCAACGCATTGTGTCTAAACAGAAACAGGAAGGTATGTATTTATAACACTGGCACGTCAAAATTTTGTTAAAGAAAGAAGTTTCTCTGAAAGAGGACTTCCTGTCTTCAATAAACAGTCAAGCCTACTTCCTGATTAGCAAACTGTTTCATGGCTTTTGATGAGATGCTTAGTAATTATTTGAAACTGCTGAAATCCACAAttgtacaaaacaaaaaattatgcTTAGCAATCCACATCATTCAGATTTCAGTCTACTTAAGCTTCTGAAGCTGAAGTGTCCCTTTGAATAATCACAACTTTCTTTATAACACAGTATAGCCTCTTGCTGAAGTTCTTCAGGATACCTCACTCACCCGGTAGTAAAATCGTGGTATGTTTGTGTATGACGTATCaccactttttcttcctcctttccattCCATGTAATATTTTGTGAATAATTCCATTTCTTCATC from Phalacrocorax aristotelis chromosome 9, bGulAri2.1, whole genome shotgun sequence includes the following:
- the PPP2R3C gene encoding serine/threonine-protein phosphatase 2A regulatory subunit B'' subunit gamma isoform X1; translated protein: MEWQRILRGRLAARCHPKKSEQELKDEEMELFTKYYMEWKGGRKSGDTSYTNIPRFYYRLPAEDEVLLQKLREESRAVFLQRKSRELLDNEELQNLWFLLDKHQTSPMIGEEAMINYENFLKVGEKAGPKCKQFFTAKIFAKLLHNDPYGRISIMQFFNYVMRKVWLHQTRIGLSLYDVAGQGYLRESDLENYILELIPTLPQLDGLEKSFYSFYVCTAVRKFFFFLDPLRTGKIKIQDILACSFLDDLLELRDEELSKESQETNWFSAPSALRVYGQYLNLDKDHNGMLSKEELSRYGTGTLTNIFLDRVFQECLTYDGEMDYKTYLDFVLALENRKEPAALQYIFKLLDIENKGYLNVFSLNYFFRAIQEQMKIHGQEPVSFQDVKDEIFDMVKPKDPYKISLQDLINSSQGDTVTSILIDLNGFWTYENREVLVASDNDTTADVDDT
- the PPP2R3C gene encoding serine/threonine-protein phosphatase 2A regulatory subunit B'' subunit gamma isoform X2: MELFTKYYMEWKGGRKSGDTSYTNIPRFYYRLPAEDEVLLQKLREESRAVFLQRKSRELLDNEELQNLWFLLDKHQTSPMIGEEAMINYENFLKVGEKAGPKCKQFFTAKIFAKLLHNDPYGRISIMQFFNYVMRKVWLHQTRIGLSLYDVAGQGYLRESDLENYILELIPTLPQLDGLEKSFYSFYVCTAVRKFFFFLDPLRTGKIKIQDILACSFLDDLLELRDEELSKESQETNWFSAPSALRVYGQYLNLDKDHNGMLSKEELSRYGTGTLTNIFLDRVFQECLTYDGEMDYKTYLDFVLALENRKEPAALQYIFKLLDIENKGYLNVFSLNYFFRAIQEQMKIHGQEPVSFQDVKDEIFDMVKPKDPYKISLQDLINSSQGDTVTSILIDLNGFWTYENREVLVASDNDTTADVDDT